One region of Trichosurus vulpecula isolate mTriVul1 chromosome 1, mTriVul1.pri, whole genome shotgun sequence genomic DNA includes:
- the TCTN2 gene encoding tectonic-2 translates to MGPAGPRPPPAPQLLLLLLFPLSFPRALWGDVVFLPPFIRMFDTSVTAALVGDTKDVSVSLAVWDGELGILPVPDCGLQNNGTSNWSLTVTPDVMGSEVTVRLNGDLQACVSETDFFSDYPCVIETLLVSASRNSSCLAHLLIQVEIYPNASFAQNVSENNTIFINQIYQPFGPCPCNLVAGACDVQCCCDKECTPPLLDLFKGHCFTGVFGGNVNPPFEHLCSNPVTEQSSDWFPFLCVQSSLDNTPFLGYFFHGLISFREEYSFGLPMYIEVKDWSDFGYVQNKPLMTVEKELFTIPQMSIVGQCMQAAPVAFLQNFDVSCVTDLTTHQERGNISKTRIKSGAIGGFLVPQVIYEESTALDKFIYGTEIFLHPEPSFKYVNLEEHYTFRWKGKTITELNVKVIRAKIHADQQGILTQRFKVTFLSFNATDSPKRSGNPGYYFGRPVRALNIGSVNNITTLNLWRPVGRGLCTGTETTPVLFGEDAVSGCLLELGIDQNCTQLRAEVTNRLNSLVQATHVAKKGNSDYHNLHDGWLEIIRRDVPSPGDSLHLSHIKGMCPDVPAVMTIRLLISSSGNLEGIPQHMILGAEISFSSVTWQFQCGINCEDKPSLFPISVSVQFIEIPPQPPQPLTSFQIRYSSHDCINNEVCWPELIFPLTENYQGESYSSSLAKSLMLAFILTVVMLFNSLWMKIIRVWNLFFV, encoded by the exons ATGGGCCCGGCCGGGCCCCGCCCGCCGCCAGCCCCGcagcttctgctgctgctcctgttCCCGCTCTCCTTCCCGAGGGCCCTGTGGGGAGACGTTG TTTTTCTCCCCCCTTTCATTCGAATGTTTGACACTTCGGTTACTGCAGCCTtggttggagatacaaaggacGTCAGCGTGAGCCTCGCCGTGTGGGATGGTGAGCTGG GGATTTTGCCCGTTCCTGATTGTGGACTGCAGAATAATGGAACCAGCAATTGGAGTCTGACGGTGACTCCTGACGTG ATGGGCTCAGAAGTGACCGTAAGATTGAATGGCGATTTACAGGCCTGTGTCTCGGAGACAGATTTCTTTTCTGACTATCCCTGTGTTATTGAAACTCTTCTGGTTTCTGCATCTCGAAACTCATCCTGTTTGGCGCACCTACTCATTCAGGTCGAAATCTACCCTAATGCTTCCTTTGCCCAGAATGTATCAG AGAACAACACCATCTTCATTAACCAGATATATCAGCCCTTTGGCCCCTGTCCCTGTAACTTGGTCGCCGGGGCCTGTGATGTCCAGTGCTGCTGTGACAAG GAATGCACGCCCCCTTTACTAGACCTGTTCAAAGGACACTGTTTTACGGGAGTTTTTGGCGGAAATGTAAATCCACCTTTTGAACACTTGTGCTCTAACCCAGTAACAGAACAGTCGTCGGATTGGTTTCCCTTCCTGTGTGTTCAGTCCTCCCTGGACAACACTCCTTTCCTTGGTTATTTCTTCCATGGCTTAAT TTCTTTTAGAGAAGAGTACAGCTTCGGCTTACCTATGTACATCGAAGTGAAAGACTGGTCGGATTTTGGCTACGTGCAAAACAAGCCACTTATGACAGTGGAAAAAGAGCTTTTCACCATACCCCAG ATGTCCATAGTGGGGCAGTGTATGCAAGCGGCCCCCGTGGCCTTCCTTCAGAATTTCGATGTGAGCTGTGTTACTGACTTGACAACGCATCAAGAACGGGGAAATATAAGTAAAACGAGGATCAAAAGTGGTGCTATTGGAG GCTTTCTTGTACCCCAAGTGATCTATGAGGAGTCAACTGCCTTAGACAAGTTCATCTATGGCACAG AAATATTTCTTCATCCCGAGCCATCATTCAAATATGTGAACTTGGAAGAGCATTATACTTTCAGATGGAAAGGGAAAACAATCACTGAACTCAATGTCAAAGTCATTCGGGCAAAAATTCATGCAGACCAGCAAG GAATATTGACACAGAGATTTAAAGTAACATTTTTAAGCTTTAATGCTACAGACAGCCCCAAACGATCTGGAAACCCAG GTTACTACTTTGGCAGGCCTGTGAGAGCCCTAAATATCGGAAGTGTTAATAATATCACCACTTTAAACCTTTGGCGGCCAG TTGGCAGGGGCCTGTGCACGGGAACAGAAACCACCCCAGTTTTATTTGGAGAAGATGCTGTATCTGGATGCCTCTTGGAGCTTGGCATTGATCAAAACTGTACCCAGctcag GGCAGAGGTTACTAACAGACTTAATTCATTAGTACAAGCTACTCACGTGGCCAAAAAAGGCAACTCAGATTATCACAACCTTCATGATGGCTGGCTGGAAATAATAC GGAGAGATGTGCCTTCTCCTGGGGACAGTCTTCATCTTAGCCACATAAAAGGCATGTGCCCTGATGTGCCTGCCGTGATGACTATTCGCTTACTTATTTCTAGTAGTGGTAATTTGGAAGGGATTCCCCAGCATATGATACTTGGCGCAGAGATCAG CTTTTCTTCTGTCACTTGGCAATTTCAGTGTGGGATAAACTGTGAAGATAAGCCTAGTCTTTTCCCCATCAGTGTCTCAGTCCAGTTTATTGAAATACCTCCTCAACCACCCCAGCCACTGACAAG TTTCCAGATCAGGTACTCGAGCCATGACTGTATCAACAATGAAGTCTGCTGGCCAGAGCTCATTTTCCCCTTGACCGAGAATTACCAAG gAGAGTCTTATAGCTCCTCCCTTGCCAAAAGCTTGATGCTGGCCTTCATCCTCACAGTGGTCATGTTATTCAACAGCTTATGGATGAAGATCATCAGGGTTTGGAACTTATTCTTCGTCTAA